One segment of Streptomyces sp. YIM 121038 DNA contains the following:
- a CDS encoding OFA family MFS transporter produces the protein MRPPVAPPGWSRWLVPPAALSVHLSIGQAYAWSVFKPPLESALDLSGTQSALPFQLGIVMLGLSAAFGGTLVERNGPRWAMSVALVCFSSGFLLAALGAASRQYWLVVLGYGFVGGIGLGIGYISPVSTLLKWFPDRPGTATGIAIMGFGGGALIASPWSARMLESFGTDSSGIALAFLVHGLTYAVFMALGVLLVRVPAPRGARGPAAAGASDGPQVSAREAVRTPQFWCLWVVLCMNVTAGIGILEKAAPMITDFFADSSTPVSASAAAGFVALLSAANMTGRIGWSSASDLLGRKNVYRVYLGAGALMYLLIARFGDDSKPLFVCCALVILSFYGGGFATVPAYLKDLFGTYQVGAIHGRLLTAWSLAGVLGPLIVNWVADRQEDAGKEGAALYGLSFSIMIGLLVVGFVANELVRPVHPRHHLAAPKEAADDDTAEPAAR, from the coding sequence ATGAGGCCCCCCGTCGCACCTCCCGGCTGGAGCCGGTGGCTCGTGCCGCCCGCCGCCCTGTCGGTGCACCTCTCCATCGGCCAGGCCTACGCCTGGAGCGTCTTCAAGCCGCCCCTGGAGTCCGCGCTCGACCTCAGCGGCACCCAGAGCGCGCTGCCCTTCCAGCTCGGCATCGTCATGCTGGGCCTGTCCGCCGCGTTCGGCGGCACGCTCGTGGAGCGCAACGGCCCGCGCTGGGCGATGTCCGTCGCGCTCGTCTGCTTCTCCTCCGGCTTCCTGCTCGCCGCGCTCGGCGCCGCGAGCAGGCAGTACTGGCTCGTCGTCCTCGGCTACGGCTTCGTCGGCGGCATCGGGCTCGGCATCGGCTACATCTCCCCGGTGTCCACCCTGCTCAAGTGGTTCCCGGACCGGCCCGGCACGGCCACCGGCATCGCGATCATGGGTTTCGGCGGCGGCGCGCTCATCGCCTCGCCGTGGTCCGCGCGGATGCTGGAGTCGTTCGGCACGGACTCCTCCGGCATCGCGCTCGCCTTCCTGGTGCACGGCCTGACGTACGCGGTCTTCATGGCGCTCGGCGTGCTCCTGGTGCGGGTCCCGGCGCCGCGGGGCGCCCGCGGCCCGGCCGCGGCGGGCGCGTCCGACGGGCCCCAGGTGTCGGCCCGCGAGGCCGTGCGCACCCCGCAGTTCTGGTGCCTGTGGGTCGTCCTGTGCATGAACGTGACCGCCGGGATCGGCATCCTGGAGAAGGCCGCGCCGATGATCACGGACTTCTTCGCGGACTCCTCGACGCCGGTCTCCGCGTCGGCGGCCGCCGGGTTCGTCGCCCTGCTCTCGGCCGCGAACATGACGGGCCGCATCGGCTGGTCGTCCGCGTCCGACCTGCTCGGACGCAAGAACGTGTACCGGGTCTACCTGGGCGCCGGCGCGCTGATGTACCTGCTGATCGCGCGCTTCGGCGACGACTCGAAGCCGCTGTTCGTCTGTTGCGCGCTGGTCATCCTCTCCTTCTACGGCGGCGGCTTCGCGACCGTCCCCGCGTATCTGAAGGACCTCTTCGGCACCTACCAGGTGGGCGCCATCCACGGCCGTCTCCTGACGGCCTGGTCGCTCGCCGGGGTCCTCGGCCCGCTGATCGTGAACTGGGTGGCCGACCGGCAGGAGGACGCGGGCAAGGAGGGCGCGGCCCTGTACGGGCTCTCCTTCTCGATCATGATCGGTCTGCTGGTCGTCGGCTTCGTCGCCAACGAACTGGTCCGCCCCGTCCACCCGCGCCACCACCTCGCCGCGCCGAAGGAGGCCGCCGATGACGACACCGCCGAGCCCGCCGCCCGCTGA
- a CDS encoding zinc-binding dehydrogenase yields MRRVRYDHSGGPDVLRLEEAPVPAPGPGELLVRVAAAGVTLPVVRKVRESPEPIPLGGEIAGEVAGLGPGVTGFAPGDRVTGLTFGHGYADYALLHTAMASPVPDGASATDAVALVRSGLVAYGALQAARPAPGEAALITGAASGVGHLAVQLAALGGAGRVVGAVSDPAKAGFVRSLGATEVVTYDRESWGEPVDYCLDAVGGDLLAPALAALNPFGRLVAYSSGGGTVRAYDLLVGAKSVTGFQMALIARGRPDTYEAWRRELWRLFAAGALRPAVHAAFPLEKAAEAHEAIESRANLGKVVLVP; encoded by the coding sequence ATGCGTCGCGTTCGGTACGACCACAGCGGAGGCCCGGACGTCCTGCGGCTCGAAGAGGCGCCCGTGCCCGCACCGGGCCCCGGCGAGCTGCTCGTGCGCGTCGCGGCGGCCGGCGTGACGCTGCCCGTCGTGCGCAAGGTGCGCGAGTCCCCCGAGCCGATACCGCTCGGCGGCGAGATCGCGGGCGAGGTGGCCGGGCTCGGCCCGGGCGTCACCGGCTTCGCGCCCGGCGACCGCGTCACCGGCCTGACCTTCGGGCACGGCTACGCCGACTACGCCCTGCTGCACACCGCCATGGCCTCCCCCGTGCCGGACGGAGCGAGCGCGACCGACGCGGTGGCCCTGGTCCGCAGCGGCCTGGTCGCCTACGGCGCGCTCCAGGCGGCGCGGCCCGCGCCCGGCGAGGCCGCGCTGATCACGGGGGCGGCCAGCGGCGTGGGCCATCTGGCGGTGCAGCTGGCCGCGCTCGGCGGCGCCGGGCGGGTCGTGGGCGCCGTGTCGGACCCCGCCAAGGCCGGCTTCGTGCGCTCCCTGGGCGCCACCGAAGTGGTCACGTACGACCGGGAGAGCTGGGGCGAGCCCGTCGACTACTGCCTGGACGCGGTGGGCGGCGACCTGCTCGCCCCGGCCCTGGCCGCGCTCAACCCCTTCGGCCGCCTCGTCGCCTACAGCTCGGGCGGCGGCACCGTGCGGGCGTACGACCTGCTCGTCGGCGCCAAGTCCGTGACGGGATTTCAGATGGCGCTCATCGCCCGGGGCCGTCCGGACACCTACGAGGCGTGGCGCCGGGAGCTGTGGCGGCTGTTCGCGGCGGGCGCGCTGCGGCCCGCCGTGCACGCCGCGTTCCCCCTGGAGAAGGCGGCCGAAGCGCACGAGGCCATCGAGTCCCGCGCCAATCTCGGCAAGGTCGTCCTCGTCCCGTAG
- a CDS encoding sialidase family protein yields the protein MPLRHRARPRPPRLDLAAPPARRRPPRRAVAALTTATLTALALPSALSGSAAAGDRALPSFEQQVLFKASQDPGYTCFRIPAVVKTTKGTLLAFAEGRVNDCSDAGDIDLVLKRSHDGGRTWGPMQVINEGAGNTHGNPTPIVDRDTGRVVLAETYNTGRTDGKNCEVPCDRTPHLQYSDDDGVTWSAPRDLSKEILPASWNSWYATGPVHGLQLTRGRHKGRLVFTVNAETWNGSRVTANHAALIVSDDGGERWRVGATDSYPVDAADGTFRQKPSEMTVTERQDGSIYVSGREQDGTDLGHRSHTVSRDGGDSFIAPFRPQPDLYTPQVQGSTLRLGDRLLLACPGDPDRRRTMTVRSSYDGGRTWDSFDRGTVVTTDWSGYSDMVRADADHVGLMYEGGPVDARDEIRFARFTEDWLKPRRGPDPHTSDWAPGAPGAAVLGGARPTDGVTGDALAFDGTDDAVRLRFRPQLPLGSGDFTLSLWFRYSATSGEQPLLWMGGVGTNQPQVWLRGEPAAGRVTGLITTRDGGTPPRSASLSTQGAYNDGAWHHAVLRRGDGELTLFVDDTELSRPDVPGTVSRNSPFGVHIGQRVDSRAHFAGAIDEVRVFKRALTDAEVDELASVADPDGRRAGRSAVTPDTVAWLPMDRVRPRN from the coding sequence ATGCCCCTGAGACACCGCGCACGCCCCAGACCTCCCCGGCTCGACCTCGCCGCACCCCCTGCCCGCCGCCGCCCGCCCCGGCGCGCCGTCGCCGCGCTGACCACGGCCACCCTCACCGCGCTCGCCCTGCCGTCGGCGCTGAGCGGCTCGGCCGCGGCCGGTGACCGGGCGCTGCCGTCCTTCGAGCAGCAGGTCCTCTTCAAGGCTTCCCAGGATCCCGGGTACACCTGCTTCCGTATACCGGCCGTGGTGAAGACGACCAAGGGCACGCTGCTCGCCTTCGCCGAGGGCCGCGTCAACGACTGCAGCGACGCGGGCGACATCGACCTCGTCCTCAAGCGGTCCCACGACGGCGGCCGCACCTGGGGGCCCATGCAGGTCATCAACGAGGGCGCCGGGAACACCCACGGCAACCCGACGCCGATCGTGGACCGGGACACGGGCCGCGTCGTCCTCGCGGAGACGTACAACACGGGACGCACGGACGGCAAGAACTGCGAGGTGCCGTGCGACCGCACCCCGCACCTCCAGTACAGCGACGACGACGGCGTGACCTGGTCGGCGCCGCGGGACCTGAGCAAGGAGATCCTGCCCGCCAGCTGGAACTCCTGGTACGCGACCGGGCCCGTGCACGGCCTGCAGCTGACCCGCGGCCGCCACAAGGGCCGCCTCGTCTTCACCGTGAACGCCGAGACGTGGAACGGCAGCCGGGTCACCGCCAACCACGCCGCGCTCATCGTCAGCGACGACGGCGGCGAGCGGTGGCGCGTCGGCGCCACCGACTCGTATCCCGTCGACGCCGCCGACGGCACGTTCCGGCAGAAGCCGTCGGAGATGACCGTCACCGAGCGCCAGGACGGCTCCATCTACGTCAGCGGGCGCGAACAGGACGGCACCGACCTCGGGCACCGCTCCCACACCGTCAGCCGCGACGGCGGCGACAGCTTCATCGCGCCCTTCCGCCCCCAGCCGGACCTGTACACGCCCCAGGTGCAGGGCTCGACGCTGCGGCTCGGCGACCGGCTCCTGCTCGCCTGCCCGGGCGACCCGGACCGGCGCCGCACCATGACCGTCCGGTCCTCCTACGACGGCGGGCGCACCTGGGACAGCTTCGACCGCGGCACCGTCGTCACCACCGACTGGTCCGGCTACTCGGACATGGTGCGCGCCGACGCCGACCACGTGGGCCTGATGTACGAGGGCGGCCCGGTCGACGCCCGCGACGAGATCCGCTTCGCGCGCTTCACCGAGGACTGGCTGAAGCCGCGGCGCGGCCCCGACCCGCACACGAGCGACTGGGCTCCCGGCGCGCCCGGCGCCGCGGTGCTCGGCGGCGCGCGCCCCACCGACGGCGTCACGGGCGACGCGCTCGCCTTCGACGGCACCGACGACGCGGTACGCCTCCGCTTCCGTCCCCAACTCCCCTTGGGGTCGGGCGACTTCACCCTGTCCCTGTGGTTCCGCTACTCCGCCACCAGCGGGGAGCAGCCGCTGCTGTGGATGGGCGGCGTCGGCACGAACCAACCCCAGGTGTGGCTGCGCGGCGAACCCGCGGCGGGCCGCGTCACCGGCCTGATCACCACCCGTGACGGCGGTACGCCGCCCCGCTCGGCCTCCTTGAGCACCCAGGGCGCGTACAACGACGGCGCGTGGCACCACGCCGTGCTGCGGCGCGGCGACGGGGAGCTCACGCTGTTCGTGGACGACACCGAGCTGTCCCGGCCCGACGTGCCGGGCACGGTCAGCCGCAACTCGCCGTTCGGCGTGCACATCGGGCAGCGCGTCGACAGCCGGGCCCACTTCGCCGGAGCCATCGACGAGGTACGGGTCTTCAAGCGCGCCCTGACCGACGCGGAGGTGGACGAACTCGCCTCGGTGGCCGACCCCGACGGGCGGCGGGCCGGCCGCTCCGCTGTGACACCGGACACCGTCGCCTGGCTGCCCATGGACCGCGTGCGCCCGAGGAACTAG
- a CDS encoding bile acid:sodium symporter family protein, producing the protein MKRPSWPSWMPVDPFIAVLLGTVGLAALLPARDTAADVASGASTTAVALLFFLYGARLSTREALDGLRHWRLHLTVLLCTFLVFPLLGLAAKGLVPHVLTPALYSGFLFLTLVPSTIQSSIAFTSLARGNVPAAICAGTFSSLAGVVLTPLLVAWLLADTGGGFSADAFVKIVLQLLVPFLAGQLLRRWIGCFVARHKKVLSLIDRCSILLVVYTAFSQGMVRGIWSQVTPARLAALLGVEAALLALMLSLTWYGAKRLGFDRADRVAIQFAGSKKSLAAGLPMASVLFGAQASLAVLPLMLFHQMQLMVCAVIAKRRSHDLEEFTPAGTGAASRTAAGTAPRSG; encoded by the coding sequence GTGAAACGCCCGTCCTGGCCGTCGTGGATGCCGGTCGACCCCTTCATCGCGGTGCTGCTCGGCACCGTCGGCCTCGCCGCGCTCCTGCCCGCCCGGGACACCGCGGCCGACGTCGCGTCCGGGGCCTCCACCACGGCCGTCGCGCTGCTGTTCTTCCTCTACGGCGCCCGCCTCTCCACCCGGGAGGCGCTGGACGGGCTGCGCCACTGGCGGCTGCACCTCACCGTGCTGCTCTGCACGTTCCTGGTGTTCCCGCTGCTCGGCCTCGCCGCCAAGGGGCTCGTGCCGCACGTCCTGACGCCCGCGCTCTACAGCGGCTTCCTGTTCCTGACCCTGGTGCCCTCGACGATCCAGTCGTCGATCGCCTTCACCTCGCTGGCGCGCGGCAACGTGCCCGCGGCGATCTGCGCGGGCACGTTCTCCTCGCTCGCCGGGGTGGTGCTCACCCCGCTGCTCGTGGCCTGGCTGCTCGCCGACACCGGCGGCGGCTTCTCCGCCGACGCGTTCGTGAAGATCGTGCTGCAGCTGCTCGTGCCCTTCCTCGCCGGACAGCTGCTGCGGCGCTGGATCGGCTGCTTCGTCGCGCGGCACAAGAAGGTCCTGAGCCTGATCGACCGGTGCTCGATCCTGCTCGTCGTCTACACCGCGTTCAGCCAGGGCATGGTGCGCGGCATCTGGAGCCAGGTCACCCCGGCCCGGCTCGCCGCGCTGCTCGGCGTCGAGGCGGCGCTGCTCGCCCTGATGCTCAGCCTGACCTGGTACGGCGCGAAGCGGCTCGGCTTCGACCGCGCCGACCGGGTCGCGATCCAGTTCGCGGGCTCGAAGAAGTCCCTGGCGGCCGGGCTGCCCATGGCCAGCGTCCTGTTCGGCGCGCAGGCCTCGCTCGCGGTCCTGCCCCTGATGCTCTTCCACCAGATGCAGCTGATGGTCTGCGCGGTGATCGCCAAGCGCCGCTCCCACGACCTGGAGGAGTTCACTCCGGCCGGGACAGGCGCAGCGTCACGAACCGCGGCCGGTACAGCTCCACGTTCCGGTTGA
- a CDS encoding Lrp/AsnC family transcriptional regulator: MESSTLDVLDQKLLQALETDGRAPFSKIAEVLGVSDQTIARRFRRLTATAGLRVVVLRNAERLGQDHWMLRLRCAPDGAQTIAHALARRPDTFWVGLAAGGTEVLCMTKPRTPDDHDLLLGKLPRTPHIVDIRAHQLLHTFFGGPRGWLGKLAPLSAEQLAALTPQLPPRPSAPARISPEDEPLVAALEADGRAGYPELQRVTGLSESTVKRRLAALLESRAIYVDIEYSAEALGYRCGATLWITTAPAALHSVGQALAEHDQIAYVAATAGPSNLVATVVTQDTAGLYAYLSGEIGGLEGVQHVETTPYLRRVKQLIYRPTR; this comes from the coding sequence GTGGAATCCTCCACGCTCGACGTATTGGACCAGAAGCTGCTCCAGGCCCTGGAGACCGACGGACGCGCGCCGTTCAGCAAGATCGCGGAGGTGCTCGGCGTCTCGGACCAGACGATCGCGCGCCGCTTCCGCCGGCTCACCGCCACGGCCGGGCTCCGCGTCGTGGTGCTGCGCAACGCCGAGCGGCTCGGCCAGGACCACTGGATGCTCCGGCTGCGCTGCGCCCCGGACGGCGCGCAGACCATCGCGCACGCCCTGGCCCGCCGCCCCGACACGTTCTGGGTGGGCCTGGCCGCCGGGGGCACGGAGGTCCTGTGCATGACCAAGCCCCGCACCCCCGACGACCACGACCTGCTGCTCGGCAAGCTGCCCCGCACCCCGCACATCGTGGACATCCGCGCCCACCAGCTCCTGCACACCTTCTTCGGCGGGCCCCGCGGCTGGCTCGGCAAGCTCGCCCCGCTGAGCGCCGAACAGCTCGCCGCGCTGACCCCGCAGCTCCCGCCGCGGCCCTCGGCCCCGGCCCGCATCTCCCCGGAGGACGAACCCCTGGTGGCCGCGCTCGAAGCGGACGGCCGCGCCGGATACCCCGAACTCCAGCGCGTCACCGGTCTGTCGGAGTCCACGGTCAAGCGCCGCCTGGCCGCGCTCCTGGAGTCCCGGGCGATCTACGTCGACATCGAGTACAGCGCCGAGGCCCTCGGCTACCGCTGCGGCGCCACCCTGTGGATCACGACGGCCCCCGCCGCCCTGCACTCCGTCGGCCAGGCCCTTGCCGAGCACGACCAGATCGCCTACGTCGCCGCGACGGCGGGCCCCTCCAATCTGGTGGCGACGGTGGTCACCCAGGACACCGCGGGCCTGTACGCCTACCTCAGCGGGGAGATCGGCGGCCTGGAGGGTGTGCAGCACGTGGAGACCACGCCGTATCTGCGCCGCGTCAAGCAACTCATCTACCGGCCCACGCGCTAG
- a CDS encoding LysR substrate-binding domain-containing protein — MYDPAQLRTFLAVAQTLSFTQAARRLGLRQSTVSQHVRRLEDATGRPLFARDTHRVELTEDGEAMLGFARRILEVHEQATAHFTGARLGGRLRFGASEDFVLTRLTDILQSFRREHPEVDLELTVELSGTLHERLDAGKLDLVLAKRRPKDPRGELVWHDDLVWIGAPRLRLDPGRPVPLIVYPPPGITRALALRALEGSGRPWRIACTSGSLNGLVAAARAGLGVMAHSRGLVPPGLVRVSDRLGLPELGAVDFVLRHGERRPAAPGAHAAADALAAAILAGGDRLQRGRP; from the coding sequence GTGTACGACCCCGCTCAGCTGCGTACGTTCCTCGCGGTGGCCCAGACCTTGAGCTTCACGCAGGCCGCGCGGCGGCTCGGGCTGCGCCAGTCGACGGTCAGCCAGCACGTGCGGCGCCTGGAGGACGCGACCGGGCGGCCGCTGTTCGCGCGGGACACGCACCGGGTGGAGCTGACCGAGGACGGCGAGGCGATGCTCGGCTTCGCGCGCCGCATCCTGGAGGTGCACGAGCAGGCCACGGCGCACTTCACGGGCGCCCGGCTCGGCGGGCGGCTGCGCTTCGGCGCGTCCGAGGACTTCGTCCTGACCCGCCTCACCGACATCCTCCAGTCCTTCCGGCGCGAGCACCCGGAGGTCGACCTGGAGCTGACGGTCGAGCTGTCCGGCACGCTGCACGAGCGCCTGGACGCGGGCAAGCTCGACCTCGTCCTCGCCAAGCGGCGCCCGAAGGACCCGCGCGGCGAACTGGTCTGGCACGACGACCTGGTGTGGATCGGCGCGCCGCGGCTGCGCCTTGACCCGGGCCGCCCGGTGCCGCTCATCGTGTATCCGCCGCCGGGCATCACCCGGGCGCTCGCGCTGCGGGCCCTGGAGGGCAGCGGCCGCCCCTGGCGGATCGCCTGCACCAGCGGCAGCCTGAACGGCCTGGTGGCCGCGGCGCGCGCCGGGCTCGGCGTGATGGCGCACTCGCGCGGCCTGGTCCCGCCCGGCCTGGTGCGGGTCTCCGACCGGCTCGGCCTGCCGGAGCTGGGCGCGGTGGACTTCGTCCTGCGGCACGGCGAGCGGCGCCCGGCCGCACCGGGCGCCCACGCGGCGGCGGACGCCCTGGCGGCGGCGATCCTGGCGGGCGGGGACCGGTTGCAGCGCGGGCGCCCCTGA
- a CDS encoding DUF4185 domain-containing protein, whose protein sequence is MLWVALLAVLACAAVLLTALPDDEDDRKGPAACTARGVESWRPETGLTGAFAAYGDDAARDDDWSGGDGTHSVKLPGGRVLWLFSDTFLGRVHPPPNQQGKPHKWRDGGAPMVRNSGVVTSPSGALERTLPTPLFADPAPGQWRWPVAAKVEPRTPGGDEQVVRVLLWTRAAGPAPWIFGVPAATEVATLTLPDLALEGITQISDQRGVADPERRVLYGTTTVDDGEWTYVFGGNDAQTASRPSSHAYVARVPHGGLGDPSAWRYWDGRAWSRAGAKPRSVLGDDDQKGVGSAFTVVRDGGTYVLFTMAAGARGLTTVTSYWACSPSGPWYGPGKGFAPPLPADSAAYNPQAHPALSGGGRLVLSYDVNAPDATATAAGQANVNRNVELYRPRFVTLRLSRPE, encoded by the coding sequence GTGCTGTGGGTCGCCCTGCTGGCGGTGCTCGCCTGCGCGGCCGTGCTCCTGACGGCCCTTCCGGACGACGAGGACGACCGGAAGGGACCGGCGGCGTGCACGGCCCGCGGCGTGGAATCCTGGCGCCCCGAGACCGGCCTGACCGGAGCGTTCGCCGCGTACGGCGACGACGCGGCGCGCGACGACGACTGGAGCGGCGGCGACGGCACCCACTCGGTGAAGCTGCCCGGCGGGCGCGTCCTGTGGCTGTTCTCCGACACCTTCCTCGGCCGGGTGCACCCGCCGCCCAACCAGCAGGGCAAGCCGCACAAGTGGCGCGACGGCGGCGCCCCGATGGTCCGCAACTCCGGCGTGGTGACGTCCCCCTCCGGGGCCCTGGAGCGGACCCTGCCCACGCCCCTGTTCGCCGACCCCGCGCCCGGGCAGTGGCGCTGGCCGGTCGCCGCGAAGGTCGAGCCGCGCACGCCGGGCGGCGACGAGCAGGTCGTGCGCGTCCTGCTGTGGACCCGGGCCGCGGGCCCCGCGCCGTGGATCTTCGGGGTGCCCGCCGCCACCGAGGTCGCCACGCTCACCCTGCCCGACCTCGCCCTCGAAGGCATCACGCAGATCTCCGACCAGCGCGGCGTCGCCGACCCCGAGCGGCGGGTGCTGTACGGCACCACCACGGTCGACGACGGCGAGTGGACGTACGTCTTCGGCGGCAACGACGCGCAGACCGCCTCGCGCCCCTCCTCGCACGCCTATGTCGCCCGCGTCCCGCACGGCGGCCTCGGCGACCCCTCGGCCTGGCGCTACTGGGACGGCCGCGCCTGGTCGCGCGCCGGGGCGAAGCCGCGCTCGGTGCTCGGCGACGACGACCAGAAGGGGGTCGGCAGCGCGTTCACCGTGGTCCGGGACGGCGGCACGTACGTGCTGTTCACGATGGCGGCGGGCGCGCGGGGCCTGACCACCGTCACGTCGTACTGGGCGTGCTCGCCGAGCGGGCCCTGGTACGGCCCCGGCAAGGGCTTCGCGCCGCCGCTGCCCGCGGACTCGGCCGCGTACAACCCGCAGGCGCACCCCGCCCTGAGCGGCGGCGGCCGTCTCGTGCTGAGCTACGACGTGAACGCGCCGGACGCCACCGCGACGGCGGCGGGGCAGGCGAACGTCAACCGGAACGTGGAGCTGTACCGGCCGCGGTTCGTGACGCTGCGCCTGTCCCGGCCGGAGTGA
- the fdhD gene encoding formate dehydrogenase accessory sulfurtransferase FdhD: MGRVTERRRVLRIRDGAVSERPDTLVAEEPMEIRLNGRPLAITMRTPGDDFALAAGFLVSEGVLGAADELRNIVYCAGATQDGSNTYNVVDVSTAPGVVIPDITLERNVYTTSSCGLCGKASLDAVRTTARWAVDDGPDPLRLTPALLAGLPERLRAAQRVFDRTGGLHAAALFSEDGELLDVREDVGRHNAVDKLVGRALQNGRLPLSRTVLLVSGRASFELAQKAVMAGIPVLAAVSAPSALAVDLAAETGLTLVGFLRGASMNVYAGEHRVALQAMADQG; encoded by the coding sequence ATGGGACGAGTCACGGAGCGCCGCCGCGTCCTCCGCATCCGCGACGGCGCGGTCAGCGAGCGGCCCGACACGCTCGTCGCCGAGGAGCCGATGGAGATCCGCCTCAACGGCAGGCCGCTCGCCATCACCATGCGCACGCCGGGCGACGACTTCGCGCTCGCCGCGGGCTTCCTCGTCAGCGAGGGCGTCCTCGGCGCGGCGGACGAGCTGCGGAACATCGTGTACTGCGCGGGCGCCACCCAGGACGGCTCGAACACGTACAACGTGGTGGACGTGTCGACCGCGCCCGGCGTCGTCATCCCGGACATCACCCTCGAACGGAACGTGTACACCACCTCGTCGTGCGGCCTGTGCGGCAAGGCCAGCCTGGACGCGGTCCGCACGACGGCCCGCTGGGCCGTCGACGACGGCCCCGACCCGCTGCGGCTCACCCCCGCGCTGCTCGCGGGCCTGCCCGAACGGCTGCGCGCGGCCCAGCGCGTCTTCGACCGGACCGGCGGCCTGCACGCGGCCGCGCTGTTCTCCGAGGACGGCGAGCTGCTCGACGTACGCGAGGACGTGGGGCGCCACAACGCCGTCGACAAGCTGGTGGGGCGGGCCCTGCAGAACGGCCGCCTGCCGCTGTCCCGCACGGTCCTGCTCGTGTCGGGCCGCGCCTCCTTCGAGCTGGCGCAGAAGGCCGTGATGGCGGGCATCCCCGTGCTCGCGGCCGTCTCGGCGCCCTCGGCGCTCGCCGTCGACCTCGCGGCCGAGACGGGGCTCACGCTGGTGGGCTTCCTGCGCGGCGCCTCCATGAACGTGTACGCGGGCGAGCACCGGGTGGCCTTGCAGGCCATGGCCGACCAGGGCTAG
- a CDS encoding MarR family transcriptional regulator, producing MPETPPAPSTIRTLPSWLLGRAAARGRALVADALAAEGLRMWHHVVLSAVADLGPVAQAELGRSVSLDPKDMVGVLNDLQDAGLVDRTPDPKDRRKNAVTITDEGRRTVQRCARAARRANADLLAPLSEEERTRFAEMLTRVAAVDAPDA from the coding sequence ATGCCCGAGACCCCGCCCGCCCCCTCCACCATCCGCACCCTGCCCAGCTGGCTGCTCGGCCGCGCCGCCGCCCGCGGCCGCGCCCTGGTCGCCGACGCCCTCGCGGCCGAGGGCCTGCGGATGTGGCACCACGTGGTCCTGTCCGCCGTCGCCGACCTCGGCCCCGTCGCCCAGGCGGAGCTGGGCCGCAGCGTGTCGCTCGACCCCAAGGACATGGTCGGCGTCCTCAACGACCTCCAGGACGCGGGCCTGGTCGACCGCACGCCCGACCCCAAGGACCGCCGCAAGAACGCCGTGACGATCACGGACGAGGGCCGCCGCACGGTCCAGCGCTGCGCCCGCGCGGCCCGACGGGCCAACGCCGACCTCCTGGCGCCCCTGTCGGAGGAGGAGCGCACGCGCTTCGCGGAGATGCTGACGCGGGTGGCGGCGGTGGACGCGCCGGACGCGTGA
- a CDS encoding beta-ketoacyl-ACP synthase III, whose protein sequence is MPGSRIAAVGHYQPAKVLTNDDLAGMVDTSDAWIRSRVGIRTRHIAGPEEPVDELAAHAAAKALAAAGRAPASVDLVVVATSTAVDRSPNMAARVAARLGLPSPAALDVNVVCAGFTHALATADHAVRAGAASRAVVIGADKMSEITDWTDRTTCVLVGDGAGAAVVEACGEGEEPGISPVLWGSVPEMGHAVRIEGQPARFAQEGQSVYRWATTQLPPLARATCERAGLTPADLAAVVLHQANLRIVEPLATRIGAVNAVVARDVVDSGNTSAASVPLALSKLVERGEIVTGDPVLLFGFGGNLSYAGQVVRCP, encoded by the coding sequence ATGCCCGGCTCACGCATCGCCGCCGTCGGCCACTACCAGCCTGCCAAGGTGCTGACCAACGACGACCTGGCGGGCATGGTGGACACCAGCGACGCGTGGATCCGCTCCCGGGTCGGCATCCGCACCCGGCACATCGCGGGCCCCGAGGAGCCCGTCGACGAGCTCGCCGCGCATGCCGCAGCCAAGGCCCTCGCGGCGGCGGGCCGGGCCCCGGCGTCCGTGGACCTGGTCGTCGTCGCCACCTCCACGGCGGTCGACCGCTCGCCGAACATGGCCGCCCGCGTCGCCGCCCGGCTCGGCCTGCCCTCGCCCGCCGCGCTGGACGTCAACGTGGTCTGCGCGGGCTTCACGCACGCGCTCGCCACCGCCGACCACGCCGTACGGGCCGGGGCCGCGAGCCGGGCCGTGGTCATCGGGGCCGACAAGATGTCCGAGATCACGGACTGGACGGACCGCACCACGTGCGTCCTGGTCGGCGACGGCGCGGGCGCGGCCGTCGTCGAGGCCTGCGGCGAGGGCGAGGAGCCCGGCATCAGCCCCGTGCTGTGGGGCTCCGTGCCGGAGATGGGGCACGCGGTGCGGATCGAGGGCCAGCCCGCGCGGTTCGCCCAGGAGGGCCAGAGCGTGTACCGCTGGGCCACGACGCAGCTGCCGCCGCTGGCCCGCGCGACCTGCGAGCGGGCCGGGCTCACCCCGGCCGACCTCGCGGCGGTCGTCCTGCACCAGGCCAATCTGCGCATCGTCGAACCGCTCGCCACGCGCATCGGCGCCGTGAACGCGGTGGTCGCCCGCGACGTGGTCGACTCGGGCAACACCTCGGCCGCGTCCGTGCCGCTCGCGCTCTCCAAGCTGGTCGAGCGGGGCGAGATCGTCACCGGCGACCCGGTGCTGCTCTTCGGCTTCGGCGGGAACCTGTCGTACGCGGGGCAGGTCGTGCGCTGTCCGTGA